The Camelus dromedarius isolate mCamDro1 chromosome 8, mCamDro1.pat, whole genome shotgun sequence genome includes a window with the following:
- the FAM241B gene encoding protein FAM241B isoform X2: MVRILANGEIVQDDDPRVRTTTQPRSSTPRQSFLSRGHGAPLGGPGPRQQQAGARLGAAQSPFNDLNRQLVNMGFPQWHLGNHAVEPVTSILLLFLLMMLGVRGLLLVGLVYLVSHLSQR, from the exons ATGGTTCGGATATTGGCCAATGGGGAAATTGTGCAGGATGACGACCCCCGCGTGAGGACCACTACCCAACCACGCAGTAGCACCCCTCGACAG AGCTTTCTCAGTAGGGGTCATGGTGCCCCCCTGGGGGGTCCTGGCCCTCGCCAGCAGCAGGCGGGAGCCAGGCTGGGTGCTGCTCAGTCCCCCTTCAATGACCTCAACCGGCAGCTGGTGAACATGGGCTTCCCCCAGTGGCATCTCGGCAACCACGCTGTGGAGCCGGTGACTTCCatcctgctcctcttcctgctcaTGATGCTCGGCGTACGTGGACTCCTGCTGGTGGGCCTCGTCTACCTGGTGTCCCACCTGAGTCAGCGATGA